In Urechidicola croceus, a single window of DNA contains:
- a CDS encoding SGNH/GDSL hydrolase family protein, whose amino-acid sequence MNTILKLTSTLLLLILITSCKENSTVEKIDVANENLTYKGRVEKLENSVILIGSASSITTKIIGNTCEVYLKNNANQNNYVSIEVDGKYLKKLFVEKDTLKAYKIELNPTKTEQTVSIYKATEASTGDIVFGGFNAESVKKVKNTSIVKIEFIGDSITCAAASDTSIPCGGDSQYYDQSNAYFSYATILGRELNADVLLSSVSGIGIYRNWNSVKGEEPIMPEVYENLYLNKNTSKPYNFKSFTPDIVSICLGTNDFSNGDGVKERLPFDQNAYVEAYIDFLKVIISKYPQAKIALLDSPMVTGENNVIFNKCLNRIKEYFKTENPEKSISIFKFDNVVPTGCGFHPEIKEHKEMARMLMPFFKNL is encoded by the coding sequence ATGAACACTATTCTAAAATTAACATCCACACTACTTTTACTTATTTTGATAACAAGTTGTAAAGAGAATTCTACTGTAGAAAAAATTGATGTAGCAAACGAAAATTTAACTTACAAAGGCAGAGTTGAAAAATTAGAGAACTCGGTTATTTTAATTGGCTCTGCATCATCTATAACAACTAAAATAATTGGAAACACCTGCGAAGTATATTTAAAAAACAATGCCAACCAAAACAACTACGTTTCTATTGAGGTTGATGGTAAATACTTAAAAAAATTATTTGTAGAAAAAGACACCTTAAAAGCTTACAAAATTGAATTAAACCCTACAAAAACAGAACAAACTGTATCAATTTACAAGGCTACAGAAGCAAGTACAGGTGACATAGTATTTGGAGGATTTAATGCTGAAAGTGTTAAAAAAGTTAAAAATACTTCGATAGTAAAAATTGAATTTATAGGCGACTCTATCACCTGTGCTGCAGCATCTGACACATCAATTCCTTGTGGTGGAGATAGTCAATATTACGACCAATCAAATGCTTATTTTTCATACGCAACTATTTTAGGCCGAGAGTTAAATGCCGATGTATTATTAAGTTCAGTTTCAGGAATTGGCATATACAGAAATTGGAATTCAGTAAAAGGAGAAGAGCCTATAATGCCCGAAGTTTATGAAAATTTATATCTAAATAAAAACACATCAAAACCTTACAATTTTAAAAGTTTCACTCCTGATATTGTAAGCATATGCCTAGGAACAAATGATTTTTCAAACGGAGACGGAGTTAAAGAAAGGCTTCCATTTGACCAAAATGCTTATGTTGAAGCCTATATCGATTTTTTAAAAGTAATAATAAGCAAGTATCCACAAGCCAAAATAGCACTTTTGGATAGTCCAATGGTAACAGGAGAAAATAATGTAATTTTCAATAAGTGTTTAAATAGAATAAAAGAATATTTTAAAACTGAAAATCCAGAGAAATCAATATCAATTTTTAAGTTCGATAATGTGGTTCCAACTGGCTGTGGTTTTCATCCAGAAATAAAAGAACATAAAGAAATGGCTCGTATGTTGATGCCCTTTTTCAAAAACTTATAG
- the secDF gene encoding protein translocase subunit SecDF — MQNKGLIKLFAILFGIVSLYQLSFTWFANGVEKKANKFAIEKAEGDARQIAKFERSYLDSVANDTILLGRFTYNDVKDKVLNLGLDLKGGINAILQVSVKDILIGLSNNSKNPVFNQALDAATLAQKNSNETFFDLFYKEFEKASAGTVKLSDPSIFGNKSFQEKFNFESSNSDVKPVIESEINASISTAFQVLRSRIDKFGVTQPNIQRIGNSGRILIELPGAQDIDRVKKLLQSTAELQFWEVYSNSEIQNFLYEADAKTAIVSETEEVKDSTATDKLEDLLGDVSDSITAPKRQNRLFAYLYPNIAVNQAQESSLIGQAAIVDTARVNKFLLEARQYLPTEMRYTKFLWDAKPNGEVLGLYAIKSNRQDIAPIEGDVIEDAVQSYDQLGTSPEVSMTMNSFGSRLWGKMTTENQGKFVAVVLDNEVHTAPRVNDPIITGRTSISGGNMSLTEAQDLANVLKAGKLPAAAHIIQSEVVGPSLGQKAINSSFRSFGLALILVLLWMVFYYGKAGFFANIALAVNILFLFGWLASFGAVLTLPGIAGIILTIGMSVDANVIIFERIKEELSNGKGIKEAIAGGFSFKGALSAILDANVTTFLTGVILFVFGTGPIKGFAYTLMLGIVTSFFTAVFITRIVLDWYVNRGNTLTFNTNITKNWFNNINIDFLKNRKIAYAISGLIILAGIVSLVTNKLNYGVDFIGGRSYVVKFDQPTSATEVAETLKGAFGDAPEVKTYGEDSQLKITTKFKIEEDGNEIDDEIRELLFTGLQSHLPSGTTFDSFKGGYDGQTTGIMSSIKVEPTIADDIKTAAGWAIFGSLLVVFLYILFRFRKWQFSLGAVVAVFHDVLIVLAIFSIFYKIMPFDMEIGQSFIAAILTVVGYSLNDTVVIFDRIREYAKEHSSWKYSKVVNNALSNTLGRTINTSITTLVVLLAIFLFGGDSIRGFMFALIIGVLVGTYSSLFIASPIMYDTTKKLEQGKK; from the coding sequence ATGCAAAACAAAGGACTTATTAAGTTATTTGCTATCCTTTTCGGAATAGTGAGTTTGTACCAATTATCATTTACTTGGTTCGCAAATGGAGTGGAGAAAAAGGCAAATAAATTTGCTATTGAAAAAGCAGAAGGTGATGCTAGGCAAATAGCAAAATTTGAAAGATCTTATTTAGATTCAGTTGCAAATGACACTATTCTTTTAGGTAGATTTACTTACAACGACGTTAAAGACAAAGTTTTAAACTTAGGTTTAGATTTAAAAGGTGGTATCAACGCTATCTTACAAGTATCTGTAAAAGATATCTTAATTGGTCTTTCAAACAATTCGAAAAACCCTGTATTTAATCAAGCATTAGATGCAGCAACTCTAGCACAAAAAAATAGCAACGAAACTTTCTTTGACCTTTTCTACAAAGAATTTGAAAAAGCAAGCGCTGGAACAGTTAAGTTAAGTGATCCATCAATTTTTGGTAACAAATCATTTCAAGAAAAATTCAATTTTGAAAGTTCTAATAGTGATGTAAAACCAGTGATTGAAAGCGAAATCAATGCTTCAATATCTACTGCTTTTCAAGTATTAAGAAGTCGTATTGACAAATTTGGTGTTACACAACCAAACATTCAAAGAATTGGAAATTCAGGAAGAATCTTAATTGAATTACCAGGAGCACAAGATATTGACCGTGTAAAAAAATTATTACAAAGTACTGCCGAATTACAGTTCTGGGAAGTTTATTCTAATTCTGAAATTCAAAACTTTTTATACGAAGCAGATGCTAAAACTGCAATTGTCAGTGAAACTGAAGAAGTAAAAGATTCAACAGCTACTGATAAATTAGAAGATTTATTAGGAGATGTTTCTGACTCAATTACTGCACCAAAAAGACAAAATAGATTATTTGCCTATTTATATCCAAATATTGCTGTAAACCAAGCACAAGAAAGTTCATTGATTGGTCAAGCTGCCATTGTTGATACAGCAAGAGTAAATAAGTTTTTATTAGAAGCTAGACAGTACTTACCTACTGAAATGCGTTACACAAAGTTCTTATGGGATGCAAAACCAAACGGTGAAGTATTAGGTTTATACGCTATAAAATCAAACCGTCAAGATATAGCTCCAATTGAAGGAGATGTTATTGAAGATGCTGTACAATCTTATGATCAATTAGGAACAAGCCCAGAAGTGAGCATGACTATGAATAGTTTTGGCTCAAGACTTTGGGGTAAAATGACAACTGAAAATCAAGGTAAATTTGTTGCTGTAGTTTTAGATAACGAAGTACATACTGCACCGAGAGTTAACGACCCTATTATTACTGGTAGAACGTCTATTTCTGGTGGAAACATGTCATTAACAGAAGCACAAGATTTAGCCAACGTTTTAAAAGCAGGAAAGTTACCTGCTGCTGCACATATTATTCAGTCTGAAGTAGTAGGACCATCATTAGGTCAAAAAGCAATTAACAGTAGTTTCCGTTCATTTGGATTGGCGTTAATCTTAGTTTTACTTTGGATGGTATTCTATTATGGTAAAGCAGGATTTTTTGCAAACATAGCTTTAGCAGTGAACATTTTATTCCTTTTCGGTTGGTTAGCATCATTTGGTGCCGTATTAACATTACCTGGAATTGCTGGTATTATCTTAACAATAGGTATGTCAGTAGATGCAAACGTAATTATATTTGAAAGAATAAAAGAAGAACTTTCTAATGGAAAAGGAATTAAAGAAGCAATCGCAGGTGGATTTAGTTTCAAAGGAGCTTTATCAGCAATATTAGATGCCAATGTTACTACTTTCTTAACGGGAGTTATTTTATTTGTATTCGGAACAGGACCTATTAAAGGATTTGCTTACACTTTAATGTTAGGTATTGTTACTTCATTCTTTACAGCAGTATTTATTACAAGAATTGTTTTAGACTGGTATGTGAATAGAGGAAACACTTTAACATTTAATACTAATATTACTAAAAACTGGTTCAATAATATCAATATTGACTTCTTAAAAAACCGTAAAATAGCATATGCAATTTCTGGTTTAATAATTCTTGCAGGTATTGTTTCATTAGTTACAAATAAATTAAACTACGGTGTTGACTTCATTGGAGGTCGTTCATATGTAGTTAAATTTGACCAACCTACAAGCGCTACTGAAGTTGCTGAAACTTTAAAAGGTGCTTTTGGAGATGCTCCAGAAGTTAAAACGTACGGTGAAGATTCTCAATTAAAAATTACTACTAAATTCAAGATTGAAGAAGATGGTAATGAAATAGATGATGAAATCAGAGAATTATTATTTACAGGTTTACAATCTCACTTACCTAGCGGAACTACTTTTGATTCATTTAAAGGAGGTTATGATGGTCAAACAACTGGAATAATGAGTTCTATTAAAGTTGAACCTACAATTGCAGATGATATTAAAACTGCTGCTGGTTGGGCAATATTTGGGTCATTACTTGTAGTATTCTTATATATTTTGTTTAGATTTAGAAAATGGCAATTTAGTTTAGGTGCTGTTGTAGCAGTATTTCATGATGTATTAATTGTATTAGCTATTTTCTCAATTTTTTACAAAATTATGCCTTTTGATATGGAAATTGGACAATCATTTATCGCTGCAATTTTAACAGTGGTTGGTTATTCATTAAATGATACTGTGGTAATATTTGATAGAATTAGAGAGTATGCTAAAGAGCATTCTTCTTGGAAATATTCTAAAGTAGTAAACAATGCATTAAGCAATACACTTGGTAGAACTATCAATACATCAATCACAACTCTTGTAGTATTACTTGCAATCTTCTTATTTGGTGGAGACTCAATTAGAGGATTTATGTTTGCGCTAATTATTGGAGTATTAGTTGGTACATATTCATCATTATTTATTGCTTCACCAATAATGTATGACACAACAAAAAAATTAGAACAAGGGAAAAAATAA
- the gyrB gene encoding DNA topoisomerase (ATP-hydrolyzing) subunit B: MSEEIKKHNYSADSIQALEGMEHVRMRPSMYIGDVGVRGLHHLVYEVVDNSIDEAMGGHCDTIDVWINEDNSISVRDNGRGIPVGIHKKEGVSALEVVMTKIGAGGKFDKDSYKVSGGLHGVGVSCVNALSNHLKATVYKDGKIWEQEYEKGKALYPVKSIGETTENGTMVTFTPDDTIFAQTTVYSYDTLSARLRELSFLNKGLTITITDKREKDDEGNFISERFYSDVGLPEFIKYLDATREQLIGNVISIEGEKNGVPVEVAMVYNTSYSENLHSYVNNINTHEGGTHLSGFRRGLTATLKKYADESGMLKNLKFEIAGDDFREGLTAIISVKVQEPQFEGQTKTKLGNREVTAAVSQAVSEMLTDYLEENPNDAKTIVQKVILAAQARHAARKAREMVQRKTVMSIGGLPGKLSDCSETDPEKCEIFLVEGDSAGGTAKQGRDRMFQAILPLRGKILNVEKAMQHKVFDNEEIKNMFTALGVSVGTEEDPRALNLSKLRYKKVVIMCDADVDGSHIATLILTFFFRYMRELIEEGCVYIAAPPLYLVKKGQKKEYAWNDDQRDLINQKMGGTAAIQRYKGLGEMNAEQLWDTTMNPEFRTLRQVIIDNGTEADRVFSMLMGDEVPPRRDFIERNAKYAKIDV; encoded by the coding sequence ATGAGTGAAGAAATAAAAAAACATAATTATTCAGCGGATAGTATTCAAGCGCTGGAAGGTATGGAGCATGTACGTATGCGTCCATCAATGTATATTGGAGATGTAGGTGTAAGAGGTCTACATCATTTGGTATATGAAGTAGTAGATAATTCAATTGATGAAGCAATGGGAGGTCATTGTGATACTATCGATGTTTGGATTAATGAAGATAATTCCATTTCAGTAAGAGATAATGGTCGTGGTATTCCTGTTGGAATTCATAAAAAAGAAGGAGTATCAGCATTAGAAGTAGTAATGACTAAGATCGGTGCAGGTGGAAAGTTTGATAAAGATTCTTATAAAGTTTCAGGTGGACTTCACGGTGTTGGTGTTTCTTGTGTAAACGCATTATCAAATCATTTAAAAGCTACGGTTTATAAAGATGGTAAAATTTGGGAACAAGAATATGAAAAAGGTAAAGCATTATATCCTGTAAAATCTATTGGAGAAACTACAGAAAATGGAACAATGGTAACTTTTACACCAGATGATACTATTTTCGCTCAAACAACTGTTTATAGTTACGATACATTATCTGCACGTTTACGTGAACTCTCCTTTCTAAATAAAGGCTTAACGATTACAATTACAGATAAAAGAGAAAAAGATGATGAAGGAAACTTTATTTCTGAAAGATTTTACAGCGATGTTGGACTTCCAGAATTTATTAAATATTTAGACGCTACTAGAGAACAATTAATTGGAAATGTTATCTCTATTGAAGGAGAGAAAAATGGTGTTCCTGTTGAAGTTGCAATGGTTTACAACACTTCATATTCTGAAAACTTGCATTCATATGTAAATAATATCAATACACATGAAGGCGGAACTCACCTATCAGGTTTCAGACGTGGATTAACGGCTACTTTAAAAAAGTATGCTGATGAATCTGGAATGTTAAAAAACTTAAAATTTGAAATTGCTGGTGATGATTTCCGTGAAGGATTAACAGCAATTATTTCCGTAAAAGTCCAAGAACCACAATTTGAAGGTCAAACTAAAACAAAATTAGGAAACAGAGAAGTGACTGCTGCAGTTAGTCAAGCAGTTTCTGAAATGTTAACTGACTATTTAGAAGAAAACCCAAATGACGCTAAAACTATTGTTCAAAAAGTAATTTTAGCCGCACAAGCACGTCATGCCGCACGTAAAGCACGTGAAATGGTTCAGCGTAAAACAGTAATGTCTATTGGTGGATTACCTGGTAAATTAAGTGACTGTTCTGAAACTGATCCTGAAAAATGTGAAATATTTCTTGTCGAGGGAGATTCGGCAGGTGGAACAGCAAAGCAAGGACGTGATAGAATGTTTCAAGCAATCTTACCATTAAGAGGTAAAATTCTAAACGTAGAAAAAGCAATGCAACATAAAGTTTTTGATAATGAAGAAATCAAAAATATGTTTACAGCTTTAGGAGTAAGTGTTGGAACAGAAGAAGACCCAAGAGCATTAAACTTATCAAAATTAAGATATAAAAAAGTAGTAATTATGTGTGATGCCGATGTTGATGGTAGTCACATTGCGACATTAATTTTAACATTCTTCTTCCGCTACATGAGAGAGTTAATTGAAGAAGGTTGTGTATATATTGCTGCACCACCTTTATATCTAGTTAAAAAAGGACAGAAAAAAGAATATGCATGGAATGATGACCAACGAGATTTAATCAATCAAAAAATGGGCGGAACTGCAGCTATTCAAAGATATAAAGGTCTTGGAGAGATGAATGCTGAGCAATTATGGGATACGACTATGAATCCTGAATTCAGAACATTAAGACAAGTAATTATTGATAATGGTACAGAAGCAGATAGAGTTTTCTCTATGCTAATGGGAGATGAAGTTCCACCAAGACGTGATTTCATTGAAAGAAATGCAAAATACGCAAAAATAGACGTTTAA
- the guaA gene encoding glutamine-hydrolyzing GMP synthase, translated as MQHKVLILDFGSQFTQLIARRVRELNIYCEIHPFNSKKFNVSDFKAVILSGSPHSVRSENAPQPNLSEIKGKLPLLGVCYGAQYLAHFYDGEVGASNTREYGRANLSFIDSTELLFEGIGEGSQVWMSHSDTILELPSNYKKIASTHDVDNAAYKIEGENTYAIQFHPEVYHSTDGTKLLENFLIKIAGLNQDWTPDSFVDTTVQSLKDKIGNDKVVLGLSGGVDSTVAAVLLDKAIGENLHCIFVNNGLLRKDEFQSVLDQYEGMGLNVKGVDASARFLSELKGESDPEKKRKIIGRVFIEVFDDESHKIKDVKWLAQGTIYPDVIESVSATGGPSATIKSHHNVGGLPDFMKLKVVEPLRMIFKDEVRRVGKSMGIDAELLGRHPFPGPGLAIRILGDITEEKVRILQEVDAIFINGLKKWDLYNDVWQAGAMLLPVNSVGVMGDERTYEKCVALRAVESVDGMTADWVNLPYKFLQETSNKIINNVKGVNRVVYDISSKPPATIEWE; from the coding sequence ATGCAACACAAAGTACTTATTTTAGATTTCGGATCGCAGTTTACACAACTTATTGCGCGTAGAGTTAGGGAACTCAACATATACTGCGAAATACACCCATTTAATAGTAAAAAGTTTAACGTATCAGATTTTAAAGCTGTCATCCTTTCCGGAAGTCCACATTCTGTGAGAAGTGAAAATGCTCCTCAACCAAATTTATCTGAAATTAAAGGAAAACTACCCTTATTGGGAGTTTGCTATGGTGCTCAATATTTAGCCCATTTTTATGATGGTGAAGTTGGCGCGTCAAATACCAGAGAATACGGTAGAGCAAATTTATCTTTTATTGATTCAACAGAACTGTTGTTTGAAGGGATAGGAGAAGGGAGTCAAGTATGGATGAGCCATAGTGATACAATTTTAGAGTTACCTTCTAATTATAAAAAAATTGCAAGCACACATGATGTAGATAATGCTGCTTATAAAATTGAAGGAGAAAATACCTATGCAATTCAATTTCATCCAGAAGTTTATCATTCTACAGATGGAACGAAATTATTAGAAAATTTCTTAATAAAAATTGCTGGATTAAATCAAGATTGGACACCAGATTCTTTTGTTGATACGACTGTTCAGTCTTTAAAAGATAAAATTGGAAATGATAAAGTTGTTTTAGGGCTTTCGGGTGGGGTTGATTCTACAGTAGCCGCTGTATTATTAGATAAAGCTATTGGAGAAAATTTACATTGTATATTTGTTAATAATGGTTTACTTCGTAAAGATGAGTTTCAAAGTGTACTTGACCAATACGAGGGGATGGGTCTTAATGTTAAAGGAGTTGATGCTTCGGCACGTTTTTTGTCTGAATTGAAAGGTGAAAGTGATCCTGAGAAAAAACGTAAAATAATAGGTAGAGTATTTATTGAAGTTTTTGATGATGAATCACATAAAATTAAAGATGTGAAATGGTTGGCCCAAGGAACTATTTATCCTGATGTAATTGAATCAGTTTCTGCAACAGGTGGCCCAAGCGCAACTATTAAAAGTCATCATAATGTAGGTGGACTACCAGATTTTATGAAGTTAAAAGTTGTGGAACCATTGCGTATGATTTTTAAAGATGAAGTAAGAAGAGTTGGTAAGTCAATGGGGATTGATGCTGAATTATTAGGGCGACATCCTTTTCCTGGACCAGGATTGGCGATTAGAATTTTAGGAGATATTACAGAAGAAAAAGTACGTATATTACAAGAAGTTGATGCTATTTTTATTAATGGCTTGAAAAAGTGGGATTTGTATAATGATGTGTGGCAAGCAGGAGCAATGCTATTGCCAGTAAACTCTGTTGGTGTTATGGGTGATGAGCGTACTTATGAAAAGTGTGTGGCTTTAAGAGCAGTTGAATCGGTTGATGGTATGACGGCAGATTGGGTAAACTTACCATATAAATTTTTGCAAGAAACATCAAATAAAATAATAAATAATGTAAAAGGCGTTAATAGAGTAGTGTATGACATTAGTTCAAAACCGCCAGCAACTATAGAATGGGAGTAA
- a CDS encoding malate dehydrogenase encodes MKVTVVGAGAVGASCAEYIAIKDFASEVVILDIKEGFAEGKAMDLMQTASLNGFDTKIVGSTNDYSKTAGSDVAVITSGIPRKPGMTREELIGINAGIVKSVSQGLIKHSPNVTIIVVSNPMDTMTYLVHKTTGLPKNKIIGMGGALDSARFKYRLAEALGAPISDVDGMVIGGHSDKGMVPLTRLAARNSVKVSEFLSEERLEQVAADTKVGGATLTGLLGTSAWYAPGAAVSEMVKAIALDSKKIFPCSALLEGEYGLNGLSIGVPVVLGKDGIEKIVEIELDAAEKAKLTESAEGVKKTNGLLEL; translated from the coding sequence ATGAAAGTAACAGTAGTAGGTGCAGGAGCAGTAGGAGCAAGTTGTGCAGAATATATTGCAATTAAAGATTTCGCATCAGAAGTTGTAATACTAGACATTAAAGAGGGTTTTGCTGAAGGTAAAGCAATGGATTTAATGCAAACAGCTTCTTTAAATGGTTTTGACACTAAAATAGTTGGTAGCACAAATGATTATTCTAAAACTGCAGGTAGTGATGTAGCAGTTATAACTAGTGGAATTCCTCGTAAACCAGGAATGACTCGTGAAGAATTAATAGGTATCAATGCAGGAATTGTAAAATCAGTTTCTCAAGGATTAATTAAACATTCTCCAAATGTGACTATTATAGTTGTAAGTAACCCTATGGATACCATGACATATTTAGTACACAAAACGACTGGATTACCTAAAAATAAAATTATTGGAATGGGTGGAGCATTAGATTCTGCACGTTTCAAATATAGATTGGCAGAAGCATTAGGTGCACCAATTTCTGATGTAGACGGAATGGTAATTGGAGGTCATAGTGATAAAGGAATGGTTCCATTAACTAGACTTGCGGCAAGAAATAGTGTGAAAGTTTCTGAATTTTTATCAGAAGAAAGATTAGAGCAAGTTGCTGCCGACACCAAAGTTGGTGGGGCAACATTAACTGGATTGTTAGGAACAAGTGCTTGGTATGCTCCTGGAGCAGCAGTATCAGAAATGGTAAAAGCAATTGCTTTGGATTCTAAAAAAATATTCCCTTGTTCGGCTTTATTAGAAGGTGAATACGGATTAAATGGTTTATCAATTGGAGTTCCTGTAGTTTTAGGAAAAGACGGAATTGAAAAAATCGTTGAAATTGAATTAGATGCTGCTGAAAAAGCAAAACTTACCGAAAGTGCCGAAGGTGTTAAGAAAACTAATGGTCTTTTAGAGTTATAA
- a CDS encoding alkane 1-monooxygenase, with amino-acid sequence MKKLKYLAILIIPIATYISFNSKGLLTYLPVIIAFGFVPLLELVFKPDHTNMDEVEAELANKNPYYNFMLYIMVPIQIGALLLFFNTIQEELSTVDYIGRILSMGVMCGVFGINVGHELGHRTENRFEQLLGEILLMTSLETHFLPYHNSGHHFNVATPEDPATARKNEWLFTFWFRSQIGSYIQAWQLEKKKLKIQKKTVFSINNRMLVYTILQIILLTTIYFYYGFQILILFLTVSLIGILLLETVNYIEHYGLLRKKKKSGRYEVVTPKHSWNSDHIVGRILLFELSRHSDHHHRANKHYQILDSHKGSPQMYTGYPGMMLLALIPPLWFKIMNKQLNKYQTEH; translated from the coding sequence TTGAAAAAATTAAAATATTTAGCAATACTTATTATACCTATTGCAACTTACATTTCTTTTAATTCCAAAGGTTTACTTACTTACCTTCCAGTAATAATTGCCTTTGGATTTGTTCCCTTGTTAGAACTAGTATTTAAACCAGATCATACTAATATGGATGAAGTTGAAGCTGAATTAGCCAATAAAAATCCTTATTATAATTTCATGCTTTATATTATGGTTCCTATTCAAATTGGTGCATTACTCCTATTTTTCAACACAATTCAAGAAGAATTGTCAACCGTTGATTATATAGGAAGAATACTATCTATGGGCGTAATGTGTGGCGTTTTTGGAATTAATGTTGGTCATGAATTAGGACATAGAACTGAAAATCGATTCGAACAACTGTTGGGCGAAATACTATTAATGACTTCTCTTGAAACTCATTTCTTACCATATCATAATAGCGGACATCATTTTAATGTTGCAACACCTGAAGACCCAGCGACTGCTCGAAAAAATGAGTGGCTATTTACATTTTGGTTTAGATCACAAATAGGAAGTTATATCCAAGCATGGCAGTTAGAAAAAAAGAAATTGAAGATTCAAAAAAAAACAGTTTTCTCTATCAATAATAGAATGCTTGTGTATACTATATTACAAATAATATTACTTACCACTATTTATTTTTATTACGGATTTCAAATTCTAATTTTGTTCTTAACTGTTTCTCTAATTGGCATTTTACTTTTAGAAACAGTAAATTATATTGAGCATTATGGTTTACTTCGTAAAAAGAAAAAAAGCGGCCGCTATGAAGTGGTAACACCAAAGCACTCTTGGAATTCAGATCATATTGTTGGTCGAATCCTACTATTTGAACTTTCAAGACATTCAGATCATCATCATAGAGCAAATAAACATTATCAAATTTTAGATTCTCATAAAGGATCACCTCAAATGTATACTGGCTATCCAGGAATGATGTTACTTGCACTAATTCCACCTTTATGGTTTAAAATAATGAACAAACAACTAAATAAATACCAAACTGAACATTAA